The Solanum pennellii chromosome 11, SPENNV200 sequence TAAGATTCATTTGCATCTTCTGGAGTAGAAACATGGATATTAGAAGATCACAATCGTAGGTTTCTGATTCCCTAGGTTCAATATCTGCGGTGTCTATTAGagaagtgaattatgtatgacAATCCAAACTGAAATTTTGAGCAAATTAGCAAGGACAGAGAGTCATATTTGGAGGCTCGGAGCAATAAGAAGTACAGGGAGAGTACTTAGTGTGTCCAGCTGAATACAGCAAGTCCTTAAATAACACTAGTAATGAAGCTTCCATTTCCAACATTGTTTGCGATTCATGAGGGGTATGGTTCCCATAGCAACTCAAAGATGAAGTCCAAGAAAACGGATTCACTCAATGTAGCAATAATTTAATAGCGTAGAAATGGGAAAAGTTTGGGGACACATATTTATCTAGATTTCACTCAAACACCATAATATACGCACATGTTATACAATAATTGGATTACCAAATTAAAATCTAACTTTGACACCTTTTTTTACTTCGTTCgtataaagaaaaatagttcTCCAATTTTTGGGCTGTTTTGGATTggttacttattttttttcctttttgtggAAAGGCTGGATCATATTTGGCAAATGTGTATTTCAGAAAACCACTCATGAGGGGGTTaaagaaatacaataataaGATATACTTATTCATTTTATCATGTTATTGCGAAAGCAGAACTTGATGTTGGTTAAAGAGGGCATCTGGCTAAAGGGGTTAGAAGGGTTAAAAGCAAGCAAGAAAGAAGTATAAGTTCTCCCTGTTTTAGGTAGGATAGGAATCCCAATGAAGGACTAGAGAAAAACAACAAATACATTTTGGATAAAGGAAACAAAGAGATAATTAGAATCTGAACGCTGCATACAATTAAAGGACGGCCATGAGAACCAGAAAAAAAGAAAGGGCGGCACAAATAAACTTATAAGAAGATAAGAAGTATTTCCCTGTTGAATAAGTAACAAAAGAATACAAGATATCAGAAAGGTAGTTCTAACCCTCTTATTCTGTTCGTCATATATCTCCAAGTATCGTCTTTAAAGATAACTAAAGTCTATTAAAACTGCATAGGAAGTATATATATCAGCAAGCCAGTACATATCCACTTATCATAACATTTTTTCCTTAACTATCTTCTTTCCTTTCCATCCCTCTTCTCACCTTCTAATTCGTGGATAAGTACACTTAGCGATTTATTCCCCCTTTCTACCACATCATGCTGTCCTAACTCCTATCTACCCACTTTCTAAAACAATCAAAGTGATTCCACAACACATGGTCATCGTTACCTCCTAGGACAATATGGTTATTGACAATCTTGAAACGCCAAGATAAAGCTATGTGCTTTAACCTTCCTTGAGCATTATTTAGGTGACTTCAggcaaaatcaagaaaaaatttctCCAACTCAAATCTAAGCTTAGCAAAGATCCCCCACAAGGACAATATTGTAATTAAAAATCTTAAGAAACCGATAAAACTATGTGTTTTAACACTTCCTTGAGCATGATTtaggtgacttaaggggtttgccttctgggtcgagctcatCACACCAGGCTTGCCTAGCGcaggttacctctcctatgtggttgcgagctattgcataggagcgggggtTTTACGCTGTGCGCACCTAAACGAATGCTGCTGCaggtttcccttgtcatcaaaaaaaaaaaaatcttcccCTACTCAAATCAAAGCTTAGCAAGGACAACACATGATCATCATCACCTCCAAGGACAATATGGTAAATGACAATCTTAAAATGCCAGATAAAGTCATGCGCTTTAACCTTCCTTGAGCATAATTTAGGTGACTTCAGGCAATATCAAGAAAATTATTCTCCAACTCAAATCTAAGCTTAGCAAAGATCCCTCACAAGGACAATATTGTAATTAAAGATCTTAAGAAACTGTTAAAATTGTGTTTTAACACTTCCCTGAGCATGATTTAGGTGACTTAAGGTGTTTGTCATCTAGGTCGAGCCtggtgcgggttacctctcctatgtgggtTGCGAGCTATCGCATAGGAGCGGGGgtttttaccctgtgcgcacccaaagggttgcggctgcgggtttcccttgtcataaaaaaaaaaatcttctccTACTCAAATCAAAGCTTAGCAATGACAACACATGATCATCATCACCTCCAAGGACAATATGGTAAATGACAATCTTAAACtattatccaaaacatatatccTACTAATCAACCAGAACTACCACCTAATGACAAAATCAttactatatttaataaaacatGTTTACACATTTCAACATCACCAAACCAAATTTAGCAATTATCATATGCAAAtcagaaataaaatgatatgatTGAAATTACCCCAGTAACCTTCACAAACTGTCCATTAACAGCACCTCTAAGCTCAGCATCAGGATATCTTCTAAGAAACTCCACCAAGCCTCGCTCTTTATACGCGTAATTCCACAGCAAGATCATCAAAATTGGAGCTACAGCTGCACCAACAGCTACCAAAATCACGAATTTTTTCACAGTTGCCATCACGAAAGCACCCGCCATTAAAGCCATCAATATCACCACGAATAACACCCACATTGCTACTCTTGAGACGTTGAAACCCATCTTTATATCACCACTCAAGCTAGTAACAGAGGAGCCATAGACCATTTTTTTGAACGAAATTGTCGGTTCAAGCTGACCGGACCTCCGACCAGCGCTGGAACTCAACGGGCCGGAGTAAATGAGACCCGTTGGCTGAATTGGACCCGAACCGGAAGAGGGCTTCTTGGGAATCGGGCCGGAATTGGATGATTTGTGACCACCCATTTGACCCGAATTCGGCCCGGATATTAAGGATCCACTGTTATGCTGTGAAGATGATGAAGCCCTCGAAGATGGCTTTTTCAGAGTTGGCGGGCCCGTATGGTGGTCCCCACTTGACATGTCGATACCGTACATTTTCCCAAGCTCGCCGGACTTCTTGACGTCGCCGCCGGTGTACGGAACAGCACGAGATGTCGCTGTGGGTCGTTCCTTTTGCTGTTCGGGTCGGCCCGAAACGAATAACCCGTTTTTCAGCTGGTGTGACCCGATTCGAgaactcattttttttgttctccCAAGTCCCAATGTAGAGAATGAGAAATCCAAAAGCTAAGCTTTTGCAGAAAGTGAGTGTTTAAGCTTTTGAGAGtgaagaaaaaaagttaaaggAGATGATGAAATTGAGAGTGGAGAGTGTGGGGGTGGGGTAGGGAGATAGGGGGTAGGGGtgggaaaaaacaaaaaagggcATTATAGTCAAAAATTAAGTGTTTTACAAATAAAAGTTACTCAGAGAgctttatatattcaaattgaTCTAATCAATAaacttcaaatatcaaataattaaaacaaaaaaaaaagatatttaacaAGTAAAAAGGTAATCAACTTCACTCATCACAACGAATGcaatttaattataatagtaGTACATATGATTAGAAATGATTAAAGCATAATTAAACTAAATATAGTAGTATATTCACCTCATGCATGCTTTTAATTGTACTAATTAATTCTAATTAAATACTACTAACCAATAAAACAAggaattaaaaatacaaatatagacatGTGATTAATGATATTGACATGTGTGTCCCTGTCTATAAATTGTACTACAACACGTGTTGTCTTTTTCCAATCTAGGAGGTTgctaaacatatttttttttttaaatattattttatttattttaaagttattttttaggtTGGTATTAtttgattcaatatttatattattaaaaaaattatttattacttttcatgtctttataattgttttctctattttatttttttgtgtcgGTAGCAAATAAGCAATTGCCTTGTAagcctttttttctttttgttattattaaatGAATAGACTTTTTGGAAAacctaaaaaatattaattttgtcttaataggttattaaataaaatgtgatcatttaaaattagattataataAAAGCAATTGGACTAATGATATCTTAGTTTGAAATTAAAGTCTCCCAATATGTCAAACTTTGAATTGAATAATGAAGTAATGTACTAATTGCTTTTTTTGGGTTATGATATAAGATTAATTTTGTTTAAGCCAATGATCTATCGAAAACAGTTAGTATCacttatcaaaatattattgttattataattaaggttaatttatttattttacgattaaaataaagaatagattaaaagataaaaagaaaatcagcaaaataacaatttaaatttcataCATTCCTAAAGCTAGTTAGCACATAAAGAAGCATAATTATACTACTTTATCTTCAAACTTTCAATTTAATaagttatttcaaatttcaatcaCTTTCAAATCTTATGTCCAACAAGTGAAGGATAATCTTTTGTTTGCTTAAGTtaactaattaatatatataaaaaaaatcttttaattcTCAAGCGTAATAAGTTTCTGAATCAAATTCAttgaatctaaaaaaataattatgtgaaTCGTGATATATTTAActtagtattaaaaaaatataaagtcaaaCTTATTAAACTAAAATCTCGAATCTTATCTCGATTTAACATGTCATTTAGTTAGATAAATATGATTGTGAAATGGTCAAATTAGTTTGTTTAATTCCTATTTAAAAGGTAAAACGTTTCCTGGTCAAAATTAATTGCAATTTAATCTACAACCTAAGattaataatattgttttataattgttacaaataaaattatatcgaTTTCTCTGATCTAATAAACTTGTGAATCATAGTTCcatttttaaaaacttaaaactCTTATTATCATGACTCTATTTATTCTATTAAATAACATGAGCTAATTATATGCTTCAAATAATGATGTCAAGGACACGACCAACTTGTGGGGAAACCATAATTAAAACGAAAAATTACTTGGATAAGtgtcttttaataaataattactgattttagtgatattttttattaattatcatttatagtaatattatattaaatctgctatatgtattaaaagtgaattaattatgtcatattgatgtattataattgttttcaaaaatatattatgcttgtttGGTAAGAAGTTGAcacattttattataaataatcaaaatag is a genomic window containing:
- the LOC107003460 gene encoding uncharacterized membrane protein At1g16860; the protein is MSSRIGSHQLKNGLFVSGRPEQQKERPTATSRAVPYTGGDVKKSGELGKMYGIDMSSGDHHTGPPTLKKPSSRASSSSQHNSGSLISGPNSGQMGGHKSSNSGPIPKKPSSGSGPIQPTGLIYSGPLSSSAGRRSGQLEPTISFKKMVYGSSVTSLSGDIKMGFNVSRVAMWVLFVVILMALMAGAFVMATVKKFVILVAVGAAVAPILMILLWNYAYKERGLVEFLRRYPDAELRGAVNGQFVKVTGVVTCGSIPLETSFQRVPRCVYASTELHEYKACVGNCANPRQRSFSWGRRHTENYVGDFYISDFQTGLRALVKAGYGAKVAPFVKPKTVVDVTSDSELSPNFLRWLADRNLSSDDRVMRLKEGYIKEGSTISVMGVVMRQENVLMIVPPPEPISIGCQWLRCLLPTYVEGLILTCDDIQDGDVIPV